The DNA region CATGGGCGAGCCCCGCGCGCTGATCATCGCGCCGACCCGCGAGCTGGTGGTGCAGATCGCCAAGGACGCCCAGGCCCTGACCAAGTACACCGGCCTGAACGTGATGAGCTTCGTCGGCGGCATGGACTTCGACAAGCAGCTCAAGCAGCTGGAGTCGCGCTTCTGCGACATCCTCGTGGCCACCCCCGGCCGCCTGCTGGACTTCAACCAGCGCGGCGACGTGCACCTGGACATGGTCGAGGTGATGGTGCTGGACGAAGCCGACCGCATGCTCGACATGGGCTTCATCCCGCAGGTCCGCCAGATCATCCGCCAGACCCCGCCCAAGGGCGAGCGCCAGACCCTGCTGTTCTCCGCCACCTTCACCGATGACGTGATGAACCTCGCCAAGCAGTGGACCGTCGAACCGGCCATCGTCGAGATCGAGCCGGAGAACGTCGCCAGCGACACCGTCGAGCAGCACGTCTACGCCGTCGCCGGCAGCGACAAGTACAAGCTGCTCTACAACCTGGTCGCCCAGAACAACTGGGAACGGGTGATGGTCTTCGCCAACCGCAAGGACGAGGTGCGCCGCATCGAGGAACGCCTGACCAAGGACGGCATCAGCGCCGCCCAGATGTCCGGCGACGTGCCCCAGCACAAGCGCATCAAGACCCTGGAAGGCTTCCGCGAAGGCAAGATCCGCGTACTGGTCGCCACCGACGTCGCCGGCCGCGGCATTCACGTCGACGGCATCAGCCACGTCATCAACTTCACCCTGCCGGAAGACCCGGACGACTACGTGCACCGCATCGGCCGTACCGGCCGTGCCGGCACCAGCGGCACGTCCATCAGCTTCGCCGGCGAGGACGATGCCTTCGCCCTGCCGCCGATCGAGGAACTGCTGGGTCGCAAGATCAACTGCGAAACCCCGCCCGCCGAGCTGCTCAAGTCGGTGCCGCGCAAGCACTGATCGCAACGGTCGCGCACAGAAAAGGCGAAGCCCCCGGGCTTCGCCTTTTTCATTTCCGCCCCACACATCAGCAGGCACAGGCCGAGCGGGGCGTAGGGTGGGCCGGGCGGCGCTCCGCTTCAGCCTACCGCCTCTCCTTTCCCCCAAGACACCCTTCCCCTCGCAGATGGAATTTTCACCCAGGCGCCATTTCCTTGCGCCCTGTCGCCCGCCCCTTGCCGATCAAGACAATAAATTCCAATATGGACAAATTGTTTATATCGGAGCCCCACCATGTCCAGCGTCCTCCCCCTGGTCGTCCCTTCTGCCGAAGCCGAACGCCTGCTGCAACGCATCGACGTGCAGGACGCCCTGCGCCGCATGTTCCTCGACCTCGCCGCCGGTGACGCGGTGCAACCGGCGCAGCAACTGGTGGAATTCCCCGGTGGCGGCGACTTCATCAACTACCTCGGCGTGCTGGCCCGCGAGCAGGTCTACGGGGTCAAGACCTCGCCCTACCTGCCGCGCCCGGATGGCGCCGTGGTCACCGCCTGGACCCTGCTGATGTCCATGGCCAGCGGCCAGCCGCTGATGCTCTGCGACGCCGCCACCCTGAC from Pseudomonas tohonis includes:
- the rhlB gene encoding ATP-dependent RNA helicase RhlB, with the protein product MLKALKKIFGKGEEPVSGVAPTAPATQAPTRTESEKRPAQPKKAPRAPAEKPATPAAAEQAPRAEKKPRSDKPRTDKPRRERPPKPVDTWKLEDFVVEPMEGKTRFHDFKLAPTLMHAIHDLGFPYCTPIQAGVLGFTLKGQDAIGRAQTGTGKTAAFLISIITQLLQTPPPKERYMGEPRALIIAPTRELVVQIAKDAQALTKYTGLNVMSFVGGMDFDKQLKQLESRFCDILVATPGRLLDFNQRGDVHLDMVEVMVLDEADRMLDMGFIPQVRQIIRQTPPKGERQTLLFSATFTDDVMNLAKQWTVEPAIVEIEPENVASDTVEQHVYAVAGSDKYKLLYNLVAQNNWERVMVFANRKDEVRRIEERLTKDGISAAQMSGDVPQHKRIKTLEGFREGKIRVLVATDVAGRGIHVDGISHVINFTLPEDPDDYVHRIGRTGRAGTSGTSISFAGEDDAFALPPIEELLGRKINCETPPAELLKSVPRKH